In a genomic window of Coregonus clupeaformis isolate EN_2021a chromosome 27, ASM2061545v1, whole genome shotgun sequence:
- the LOC121541104 gene encoding uncharacterized protein LOC121541104, translating into METCALNSNIPQDAVISMAQQESVLVLLKHCQEMRRHESLLRFFTVFLVIGCAAVFFFTYHVIRDSNQKDTFNPAEYSRQQDRQGQNLKKPNAHLTTPTSCNNSVPAEYIQWDHQDTGLVHMQDFTYDEKKHALVVPRGGRYFVYVGINFRMPDKDEVSREVQLLSLKVLKYSKSYEDNRPIMEVRDSLPDDGRRETRTVYTGQVVTLEEGDLLRVSIYEDNYELIDCSGETTMYFGAFLL; encoded by the exons ATGGAGACGTGCGCGCTGAATAGCAATATCCCCCAAGACGCAGTAATTTCAATGGCGCAGCAAGAGTCCGTTCTTGTCTTGCTCAAACACTGTCAAGAGATGAGGCGACATGAGAGTCTCTTGCGTTTTTTCACGGTATTCTTGGTTATTGGTTGTGCAGCTGTATTTTTCTTTACGTACCATGTGATCAGAGACAGTAATCAGAAG GATACATTTAATCCTGCAGAATACTCACGACAGCAAG ATCGTCAAGGACAGAATCTGAAGAAGCCAAATGCTCACCTGACAA CACCAACAAGCTGCAACAACTCAGTGCCTGCAGAATACATCCAATGGGATCACCAAGACACCGGCTTGGTGCACATGCAGGATTTCACCTATGACGAGAAGAAGCACGCTCTGGTTGTTCCTCGGGGAGGCCGATACTTTGTCTATGTGGGGATCAACTTTAGAATGCCGGATAAGGATGAGGTATCTAGAGAGGTCCAATTACTTAGCCTGAAAGTCCTGAAATACTCCAAGAGCTACGAAGATAATCGCCCTATCATGGAAGTAAGGGATAGTTTACCAGACGATGGGAGAAGAGAGACAAGGACAGTGTACACAGGACAGGTGGTCACTCTGGAGGAAGGGGACCTCCTGCGGGTGTCGATTTATGAAGACAATTATGAACTGATTGACTGTTCAGGAGAGACCACC